A single Pseudomonadota bacterium DNA region contains:
- the gltX gene encoding glutamate--tRNA ligase — MTVRVRFAPSPTGKLHVGNIRTALMNALYAKRHGGAFVLRFEDTDFEREVRGAEDQMLDDMAWLGMSPDEGPHKDGGFGPYHTMERAKRGDYEKALQKLFADGRAYECFVSKDELDLMRKIQTSQGKPPHYDNRHRDLSEEEKEAFRAEGRESVIRFKLNEGKIRFEDMVRGTVEFDAANLGGDPVIIRSNGVPIFAFGGAVDDINQEISHVIRGEDHVTNTAIQVQIFEALGGNVPTFAHMPMLAAEDGSKLSKRLDSFSLKEMREDGYHPLAILNYIASLGFSEMPKASSVQELAEQIDISKMGRSTVRLDVSQLKKANANILHELPYEGAKGFLENVDAWKLVPDAQKESFWMMVRGNIESFDEVAPMVEICFSADMSSPELEADDKSYIEAAVECLPASPYTEATWQEWTGVLKEKTGRKGKALFMPLRLALTGMSHGPELAGLMPMMGEELTKKRLESAAKGA; from the coding sequence ATGACTGTTCGTGTAAGATTTGCCCCGAGCCCAACCGGGAAACTTCATGTTGGTAATATTCGTACTGCGCTGATGAATGCGCTCTATGCAAAACGCCATGGTGGCGCTTTTGTTCTACGTTTTGAAGATACAGATTTTGAGCGTGAAGTACGCGGTGCAGAAGACCAGATGCTAGATGATATGGCATGGCTAGGTATGTCACCTGATGAAGGCCCGCACAAGGATGGTGGCTTTGGTCCTTACCACACAATGGAGCGCGCTAAGCGTGGTGATTACGAAAAAGCGTTACAGAAGCTTTTTGCAGATGGTCGTGCGTATGAGTGTTTTGTGAGTAAAGATGAGCTTGATCTTATGCGTAAGATTCAAACGAGTCAGGGTAAGCCCCCTCATTACGATAACCGTCACCGTGACCTCTCTGAAGAAGAGAAAGAAGCTTTCCGTGCTGAAGGCCGTGAAAGCGTGATTCGTTTCAAACTAAACGAAGGTAAGATTCGTTTTGAAGATATGGTGCGCGGTACAGTAGAATTTGATGCCGCTAACCTTGGTGGTGACCCTGTTATTATCCGTAGTAACGGTGTTCCGATCTTTGCCTTTGGTGGCGCGGTTGATGATATCAACCAAGAAATCTCTCACGTGATTCGTGGGGAAGACCACGTAACCAATACTGCGATTCAGGTTCAGATTTTTGAAGCTCTTGGCGGTAACGTGCCAACGTTTGCGCATATGCCAATGCTGGCTGCTGAAGATGGCAGCAAGCTTTCTAAGCGTCTTGATAGTTTTTCACTGAAAGAAATGCGTGAAGACGGTTACCACCCACTCGCGATTTTGAACTACATTGCAAGCCTTGGCTTCTCTGAAATGCCAAAAGCATCTTCAGTACAGGAACTTGCTGAGCAAATTGATATTAGCAAAATGGGCCGCTCAACAGTGCGCCTAGATGTTTCTCAACTGAAGAAAGCGAATGCAAACATTCTGCATGAGCTGCCATACGAAGGTGCAAAAGGTTTCCTTGAAAATGTAGATGCTTGGAAACTTGTGCCAGATGCTCAGAAAGAGTCTTTCTGGATGATGGTGCGTGGTAACATTGAAAGCTTTGATGAAGTTGCACCAATGGTTGAAATTTGTTTTTCTGCTGACATGTCATCTCCTGAGCTTGAAGCGGATGATAAAAGTTATATTGAAGCAGCAGTTGAATGTTTGCCTGCTTCACCATATACAGAAGCGACCTGGCAAGAATGGACAGGTGTTTTGAAAGAGAAGACAGGCCGTAAGGGTAAAGCACTCTTTATGCCACTTCGTCTTGCGCTTACAGGTATGAGCCACGGCCCAGAGCTTGCTGGCCTTATGCCAATGATGGGCGAAGAATTGACTAAAAAACGTTTAGAAAGCGCTGCAAAAGGAGCGTAA
- a CDS encoding sulfite exporter TauE/SafE family protein, whose translation MEAIFQFSGLELTLMAFASFIGSFTSASFGFGGGILLMLVFPYFMPITLAVPVHAFVQLASNTGRCYLLRSRIKFKPALLFGMGSLAGALLPAAFILEIPEKLLSMILVLFIIIILWIPIPPVSERLGHKLLPSAGFASGFTGMFIGASGFFINVILRTFRWDRRNYTATAAFGMMMNHITKIIGFMAAGVILTPYIPFIVLMSLIGFAGTWCGRHLVLEKLSNERFYSIMKFVLTLLALHLALKAFGVLT comes from the coding sequence GTGGAAGCAATCTTTCAGTTTTCAGGCTTAGAGCTAACACTTATGGCCTTTGCCAGCTTTATAGGATCTTTCACCTCAGCTAGTTTTGGCTTTGGTGGAGGCATTCTTCTAATGCTGGTGTTCCCATACTTTATGCCAATCACGCTGGCCGTTCCTGTACATGCCTTTGTACAACTGGCTTCCAATACAGGCCGCTGCTACCTACTTAGGTCTCGCATTAAGTTTAAACCTGCCCTTCTTTTTGGGATGGGTTCTCTAGCAGGGGCTCTCCTTCCAGCAGCTTTCATTTTAGAGATTCCTGAAAAGCTTCTTTCTATGATCCTTGTTCTGTTCATTATCATTATTCTCTGGATTCCCATTCCTCCCGTTTCAGAGAGGCTGGGGCATAAACTGTTACCAAGCGCAGGCTTTGCCAGTGGCTTTACAGGTATGTTTATTGGTGCCAGCGGCTTCTTCATCAATGTCATCCTTAGAACCTTCAGGTGGGACAGGCGTAATTACACAGCTACTGCCGCCTTTGGCATGATGATGAACCACATCACCAAAATTATTGGCTTCATGGCTGCTGGCGTAATCCTGACACCGTACATTCCATTTATAGTTCTCATGTCACTTATTGGTTTTGCTGGCACATGGTGCGGTAGACACCTTGTTTTAGAAAAACTTTCAAATGAGCGTTTCTACAGCATCATGAAGTTTGTTTTAACGCTTCTTGCCCTGCACCTTGCCCTTAAGGCCTTTGGTGTACTTACATAA
- a CDS encoding peptidoglycan DD-metalloendopeptidase family protein, with translation MRALTFRTIYCFLFLIVGSTLGVLGLARDDGRGFSLPMVSANPETLKEELARLKRENAMADEQLKVFAEEIGVMQSKVDRYDMIGEKLFNDEEIGDMLEDHVHEIEGQGSAEKPEIDKNVSLQELTEQFAQLKHRTEDLDGVMNDALELVNKSYLNRASKPNVWPVISDRTRLTSAYGYRSDPFSGKKKWHSGVDIGGGWNVPVVASGEGIVTFAGYRFAYGQMVEVMHPGGFVTRYGHLNKTVAKNGQKVKAGDTVGLMGSSGRSTGPHLHFEVLVGGVKVNPYAFIKDDRIRMRRYAANLKAMKSSSKIASADVLQN, from the coding sequence ATGCGGGCTCTGACTTTCCGTACGATTTACTGTTTCCTATTCCTAATTGTAGGAAGTACGCTTGGTGTTCTAGGGCTTGCACGTGATGATGGCCGCGGTTTTAGTCTGCCAATGGTTTCTGCAAACCCTGAAACTCTAAAAGAAGAGCTAGCACGCCTAAAGCGTGAAAACGCTATGGCTGATGAGCAGCTGAAAGTTTTCGCTGAAGAAATTGGTGTGATGCAATCTAAGGTAGACCGCTATGACATGATTGGTGAAAAGCTGTTTAACGATGAAGAAATCGGTGACATGCTTGAAGATCATGTTCATGAAATTGAAGGTCAGGGTAGCGCTGAAAAGCCTGAAATAGATAAAAACGTTTCTCTACAAGAGCTCACAGAGCAGTTTGCTCAACTTAAGCATCGCACAGAAGATTTAGATGGCGTTATGAACGACGCACTTGAACTTGTGAATAAGTCATATCTAAACCGCGCATCCAAGCCAAATGTATGGCCTGTCATTAGTGATCGTACACGTCTCACATCTGCTTATGGCTACCGTAGTGACCCGTTCAGCGGTAAAAAGAAGTGGCACTCTGGTGTTGATATTGGTGGCGGTTGGAATGTTCCAGTTGTTGCTAGTGGTGAAGGAATTGTAACGTTTGCAGGTTACCGTTTTGCGTACGGCCAAATGGTTGAAGTGATGCACCCTGGTGGGTTCGTGACGCGTTATGGTCACCTCAACAAAACAGTGGCTAAAAACGGTCAAAAGGTAAAAGCTGGTGATACAGTAGGTCTTATGGGAAGCTCTGGGCGTTCAACAGGCCCACACTTGCACTTTGAGGTGCTTGTGGGTGGTGTAAAAGTAAATCCTTATGCCTTTATTAAGGACGATCGTATTCGCATGCGTCGTTACGCAGCAAACCTAAAAGCAATGAAGTCATCTTCTAAAATTGCTTCTGCAGACGTTCTGCAAAATTGA
- a CDS encoding serine protease, with translation MKYLMLLSIPLFSSSLWASECVSDNALKERMVLIEKYSRGKGSGVLYGGTTVLTNRHVIEDVEIPWVWIPTLQKSIRADVIYQAEPLEADFAILKLRERVPSTSIIPLSSNPEKGEELRTAGFPFGQKHKLSTIAGKYQQRAKTKGMTHPDAMLTL, from the coding sequence ATGAAATATTTAATGCTCCTTTCAATACCCCTCTTTAGCTCTAGCCTTTGGGCCTCAGAGTGTGTAAGCGATAACGCCCTTAAAGAGCGCATGGTTCTTATTGAAAAATACAGCCGTGGTAAAGGCAGTGGCGTTCTGTATGGTGGCACAACTGTTCTCACCAATAGACACGTGATTGAAGATGTTGAGATCCCATGGGTCTGGATTCCAACATTACAAAAATCCATTCGTGCAGATGTCATTTATCAAGCAGAACCTCTTGAGGCTGACTTCGCTATCCTTAAACTCAGAGAGCGTGTGCCAAGCACCAGCATCATCCCCCTCTCTTCAAACCCTGAAAAAGGCGAAGAACTTCGTACAGCCGGATTTCCATTTGGCCAAAAGCACAAACTTAGCACCATTGCAGGTAAATACCAGCAACGCGCTAAAACCAAAGGGATGACACATCCTGACGCAATGCTCACTCT
- the secA gene encoding preprotein translocase subunit SecA, producing the protein MSFSKVLGLHKIFGTRNDRYIKSLMPTVERINALEEEMMGLNDESLKAKTTEFKERLEKGEVLDSLLPEAFAVVREAAKRALGLRAFDVQLMGGMILHRGNISEMKTGEGKTLVATFPAYLNALTGQSVHVVTVNDYLAKRDSEWMAQVFNFLGMTVSALTNDLPQDKRKDAYACDIVYATNNELGFDYLRDNMSFTAEQQVQRDLGFAIVDEVDSILIDEARTPLIISGPTDDKTGLYMVMNSLVPNLKAGDHYEVDEKSKSVALSDAGIDAAEEILKEQGLMEKEDNLYDMQHVMLVHHLTQSLKAHATLRRDVDYIIHQDQVVLIDEFTGRMTPGRRLSEGLHQALEAKEGVQIQNENQTMASITFQNYFRLYGKIGGMTGTAETEAEEFESIYGMGVIVVPTNITVSRKDEADIIYRTAEAKIKAAVNDIKACAEKGQPVLVGTSSIEKSEILSEFLKKERVQHEVLNARHHEREAEIIAQAGRLGAVTIATNMAGRGTDIKLGGNLDLLLEGVEGDAERKKVEEKYEQEKAKVIELGGLRVIGTERNESRRIDNQLRGRSGRQGDAGSSVFYISLQDDLMRIFSKNLDGMMARLDMPEDEAIQSRLVSAAIETAQRKIEGRNFEVRKSLLKFDNVLNDQRKTVYEHRNDIIRDEDLSDVIEAYRLEAHQMTHANTFVGNYAEQWNVESYKDALLRYFDVKPDVDKMVEGGKSPEAIFEDVQKHIEEVWKQKNERLGAEVMRKMEKGILLQALDMQWKDHLQRLDYLKQGIHLRGYGQKDPLNEFKKEAFGMFSDLLDRVRDETVMITSRVDIRQEDQAEFLEQDMAEAVVSDDSHVDFSKMDIPRNAPCPCGSGKKFKHCHGAVEAKSSEVA; encoded by the coding sequence ATGAGTTTTTCTAAAGTCTTGGGACTACATAAAATTTTCGGTACACGTAACGATCGTTACATTAAAAGCCTGATGCCAACAGTAGAGCGCATTAACGCGCTTGAAGAAGAAATGATGGGGCTTAATGATGAGTCATTGAAAGCCAAAACAACGGAGTTTAAAGAGCGCCTTGAAAAAGGTGAGGTGCTAGATAGCCTTCTACCTGAAGCGTTTGCCGTTGTGCGTGAAGCTGCAAAGCGTGCGCTTGGTTTGCGTGCATTTGATGTACAGTTGATGGGTGGTATGATTCTTCATCGCGGTAACATTAGTGAGATGAAGACAGGTGAAGGTAAAACACTTGTAGCAACATTCCCTGCGTACCTGAACGCACTGACTGGCCAAAGTGTTCACGTTGTGACGGTAAACGACTACCTTGCTAAACGTGATAGTGAGTGGATGGCTCAGGTCTTTAACTTCCTAGGCATGACAGTGTCTGCTCTTACAAACGACCTTCCTCAAGATAAGCGTAAAGACGCTTACGCATGTGACATTGTGTACGCGACAAACAACGAACTTGGTTTTGATTACCTGCGTGACAACATGAGCTTTACAGCTGAGCAGCAAGTTCAGCGTGATCTTGGTTTTGCTATTGTCGATGAGGTAGACAGTATCCTGATTGATGAAGCGCGTACGCCTCTTATTATTAGTGGTCCAACAGATGATAAAACAGGCCTGTACATGGTCATGAACAGCCTAGTTCCGAACCTAAAAGCTGGTGACCATTATGAAGTTGATGAAAAGAGCAAGTCTGTAGCACTAAGTGATGCTGGTATTGACGCAGCTGAAGAGATTCTGAAAGAGCAAGGTCTCATGGAAAAAGAGGACAACCTCTACGACATGCAGCACGTGATGCTTGTTCATCATTTGACTCAATCTCTGAAAGCGCATGCTACACTGCGTCGTGATGTAGATTACATTATCCACCAAGATCAGGTTGTTCTGATTGATGAGTTTACAGGTCGTATGACACCGGGTCGCCGTCTTTCTGAAGGTTTGCACCAAGCGCTTGAAGCGAAAGAAGGTGTGCAGATCCAGAATGAAAACCAGACAATGGCATCTATTACGTTCCAGAACTACTTCCGCCTATACGGTAAAATTGGTGGTATGACAGGTACAGCCGAAACTGAAGCTGAAGAATTTGAAAGCATTTACGGTATGGGTGTGATTGTTGTTCCAACAAACATCACAGTCTCTCGCAAAGATGAAGCAGATATTATTTACCGTACAGCTGAAGCAAAAATTAAAGCGGCAGTGAATGACATTAAAGCGTGTGCTGAGAAAGGCCAGCCTGTTCTTGTTGGAACAAGCTCTATTGAGAAGAGTGAAATCCTTTCTGAGTTTCTTAAAAAAGAACGCGTACAGCACGAAGTTCTCAACGCACGTCACCATGAACGTGAAGCTGAAATTATTGCACAGGCAGGTCGCCTTGGTGCAGTAACGATTGCAACAAACATGGCCGGTCGTGGTACAGATATTAAGCTAGGTGGTAACCTAGATCTTCTTCTTGAAGGTGTTGAGGGTGATGCTGAACGCAAGAAGGTTGAAGAGAAATACGAGCAGGAAAAAGCAAAGGTTATTGAACTCGGTGGTCTGCGCGTGATTGGTACAGAACGTAATGAATCTCGTCGTATTGATAACCAGCTCCGTGGTCGTTCTGGTCGTCAGGGTGATGCAGGTTCAAGTGTGTTCTACATCTCTCTTCAAGATGATCTGATGCGTATCTTCTCTAAGAACCTAGATGGCATGATGGCGCGTCTAGATATGCCAGAAGATGAAGCGATTCAAAGCCGCCTTGTAAGTGCTGCAATTGAAACGGCGCAGCGTAAAATTGAAGGTCGTAACTTTGAAGTTCGTAAGAGCCTTCTTAAGTTTGATAACGTTCTTAACGATCAGCGTAAGACAGTTTATGAGCACCGTAATGACATTATCCGTGATGAAGATTTGAGTGATGTGATTGAGGCTTACCGCCTTGAGGCACACCAAATGACGCACGCAAATACATTTGTTGGTAACTATGCTGAACAGTGGAATGTGGAATCTTACAAGGATGCTCTGCTTCGTTACTTTGATGTGAAGCCTGACGTAGATAAGATGGTTGAAGGTGGCAAGTCACCAGAAGCAATCTTTGAAGATGTTCAAAAGCATATTGAAGAAGTATGGAAGCAGAAGAACGAACGTCTTGGTGCTGAGGTTATGCGTAAGATGGAGAAGGGTATTCTTCTACAAGCGCTAGATATGCAGTGGAAAGATCACCTGCAACGCTTAGATTACTTGAAGCAAGGTATTCACCTGCGTGGCTATGGCCAGAAAGATCCACTAAACGAATTCAAGAAAGAAGCATTTGGTATGTTTAGTGATCTGCTTGATCGTGTACGTGATGAGACTGTCATGATCACATCTCGCGTAGATATTCGTCAGGAAGATCAGGCTGAGTTTCTAGAGCAAGATATGGCTGAAGCTGTTGTATCAGATGACTCACACGTGGACTTCTCTAAGATGGATATTCCTCGTAATGCACCTTGCCCATGTGGTAGTGGTAAAAAATTCAAGCATTGCCATGGAGCCGTTGAAGCAAAGTCTTCAGAAGTCGCTTAA
- the cysS gene encoding cysteine--tRNA ligase, whose product MNTHTYKQTLPLKFYNTLKREKEEFKPLVNGQVGMYVCGVTPYDHSHVGHARVYVVFDTLYRFLKAGGWKATYVRNFTDVDDKIIARAAETGEDPLNLSKRFIESFKEDMKALNVLTPDHEPQVSTHMPEIMEMIGGLVEKDAAYVTKSGDVMFRVPAFEGYGKLSGKNVEDLQAGARVDVNEEKENPADFALWKAAKPGEPSWESPWGAGRPGWHIECSAMSSKYLGKTFDIHAGGEDLQFPHHENEIAQSEACNGCQYVTTWLHNAFITVDGKKMSKSLGNFTTIKNVLENYHGEAMRLFILTAHYRKPVDFSDDALVAATKALEKFYRGLYKSMHLEMDSSNFNEDILSEFYDCLADDLNTPQAIAMMHQALKSLNNNLDAGQNEHAARDRATLLHMGHVVGTLYQDPKTYLEGKPTSLSSDLSDEDIAAMISERNEARNSKNFARSDEIRDELMAKGIMIEDSATGTSWRRG is encoded by the coding sequence ATGAACACACATACATACAAACAAACTTTACCCCTTAAATTTTACAACACGCTAAAGCGTGAAAAAGAGGAATTTAAACCTCTTGTGAATGGTCAGGTGGGTATGTATGTGTGTGGTGTTACGCCTTACGATCATAGCCATGTGGGCCATGCGCGTGTGTATGTCGTATTTGATACACTGTACCGCTTCCTAAAGGCTGGTGGCTGGAAAGCAACTTACGTTCGTAACTTTACAGATGTAGACGATAAAATTATCGCGCGTGCTGCTGAGACAGGTGAAGATCCACTAAATCTTTCTAAGCGCTTTATTGAATCTTTTAAAGAAGACATGAAAGCCCTTAACGTACTGACACCAGATCATGAACCTCAGGTGAGTACACATATGCCTGAGATTATGGAAATGATTGGTGGGCTTGTTGAAAAGGATGCCGCTTACGTCACTAAGTCTGGTGATGTGATGTTCCGTGTTCCTGCTTTTGAAGGGTACGGAAAGCTTTCTGGTAAGAATGTTGAAGACCTGCAAGCTGGTGCACGTGTTGATGTGAACGAGGAAAAAGAAAATCCTGCTGACTTTGCACTTTGGAAAGCTGCTAAACCTGGTGAACCAAGCTGGGAAAGCCCATGGGGCGCAGGCCGTCCGGGGTGGCACATTGAATGTAGTGCCATGAGCAGTAAGTACCTTGGTAAAACATTTGATATTCACGCTGGTGGTGAGGACCTTCAGTTCCCGCACCATGAAAATGAAATTGCGCAAAGTGAAGCCTGCAATGGATGCCAGTACGTTACAACATGGCTGCATAACGCTTTTATTACGGTTGATGGCAAGAAGATGAGTAAATCTCTTGGTAACTTTACAACCATTAAAAATGTGCTTGAAAACTACCATGGTGAAGCGATGCGTCTGTTTATTCTAACAGCACACTACCGTAAACCTGTAGACTTTAGTGATGATGCTCTGGTTGCTGCAACAAAAGCTCTAGAGAAGTTTTACCGTGGCCTTTACAAGTCTATGCACCTTGAGATGGATAGCTCAAACTTTAATGAAGACATTTTGAGTGAGTTTTACGACTGCCTTGCAGATGACTTGAACACGCCGCAAGCCATTGCGATGATGCACCAAGCGCTGAAGAGTTTGAATAACAATCTTGATGCAGGCCAAAACGAGCATGCAGCACGCGATCGTGCGACGCTTCTGCATATGGGGCATGTTGTTGGTACGCTTTACCAAGATCCTAAAACGTATCTAGAAGGGAAGCCAACAAGTCTTTCAAGTGATCTCAGCGATGAAGATATTGCTGCGATGATTTCTGAGCGTAATGAAGCACGTAACAGTAAAAACTTTGCGCGCTCTGATGAGATTCGTGATGAGTTGATGGCGAAGGGTATTATGATTGAAGACAGTGCGACAGGTACAAGCTGGAGACGTGGCTAA
- a CDS encoding peptidylprolyl isomerase, with product MNFKSALFATTFLALSLSACGGESGTVIARVNSDKITQEEVDAQLQGVPAELIEQQGEELKARVLNNLVEQSLLIQAAKKEGIEADASFKEQMDEVRKQLLTRMVLQKKVDQAANDDALMALYDLEKEKYAQPQLKARHILVKTEDEAKSLIKKLEGGADFAKLAKENSTGPTKDRGGDLGWFRPADMVPEFSNAVKDMTKGEFGKTPIQTQFGWHVVMLEDTKAPEAPTFDELKPILKQRVTQVTIEGYLNELRQKADITLVE from the coding sequence ATGAACTTTAAATCAGCATTATTTGCAACGACTTTCCTCGCACTATCACTCAGTGCATGTGGTGGTGAATCAGGCACGGTGATTGCGCGTGTCAACAGCGATAAAATTACACAAGAAGAAGTTGACGCTCAACTTCAAGGCGTTCCTGCAGAGCTTATTGAACAGCAAGGCGAAGAACTTAAAGCACGCGTTCTAAACAACCTTGTTGAACAGTCTCTTCTTATCCAAGCCGCTAAAAAAGAAGGCATCGAAGCTGATGCATCTTTCAAAGAGCAAATGGACGAAGTTCGCAAACAACTTCTGACACGCATGGTTCTACAAAAGAAAGTTGACCAAGCTGCAAACGACGACGCTCTCATGGCTCTATACGACCTTGAAAAAGAAAAGTACGCACAGCCTCAACTTAAAGCACGCCACATTCTTGTAAAGACAGAAGATGAAGCAAAATCTCTTATCAAGAAATTGGAAGGCGGTGCAGACTTTGCTAAGCTTGCAAAAGAAAACTCTACAGGCCCAACAAAAGACCGCGGTGGTGACCTTGGCTGGTTCCGCCCAGCAGACATGGTTCCTGAGTTTTCAAACGCAGTAAAAGACATGACAAAAGGCGAATTTGGCAAAACACCTATCCAAACACAGTTTGGCTGGCACGTTGTTATGCTAGAAGATACAAAAGCGCCTGAAGCACCTACTTTTGATGAGCTAAAGCCGATTCTTAAGCAGCGTGTGACTCAAGTTACAATTGAAGGTTACCTAAATGAGCTACGTCAAAAAGCAGACATCACGCTTGTTGAGTAA